The Magnetococcales bacterium genomic interval CATGGATTCCGAGGCGTCATTTGCAAGGTCAATTGATTCACCGATCACGGCCAGGATTTCAACAAGTCCGTCCATTTCCGGCCTGTAAAGCGTGACTTGAGGCAGGAAGCCGCCGGGATCGTCGCGTTGTTGCTCAAAAGCGGTTCGGCTCAACTCGCTGAAGACGAAATGCAGAAATGTTGCGGCGCCTTTCGCTCTTCGGACATATCCGGCAAAGGCGTCCGAGGGATTGCTGTGGAAGTGCCATGATCGAAACGCCGGGTCAAAAAGGTCTTTGTGGCCTGTCGGCGGGGTGGAATGGGTTTTCCACGCTTCAGGTGGACGGGGTGGTTCTGGCGATTGAAGGTTGCTGGTGCCGGACGTGGTACGGGGGTTGCTCATAATGGGTGACTCCGTTGGCTGATGACGTTGCCGGAGTCGTGGACGGTTACGAAGCGGCCAGACTCCGGGGGTTCGTAACCCCACCAACGGTTGGGTGATTCCCTTTTGGCCTTTCGGCTTGGACATGGGGAATCCCCCCGGAGCATGGCGCTATTCAATGCTGGGAGTTGCACCAAGCTGGAAAGCAGGCACAAAAAAACGCCATTCTGTCGGTGGCGGTGGTCCGCCGTTGGTTGTGGAGGTTACGAATCTCCTGTCCAAAATCGTGCGGCAATAGCCAAGGAGAGTAAACGGGAAACTTGCGGCAACTGAAAAAAAATTCCAAGGGGGTGATTTTTTGTGGTAGGGTGGAATGGAGATCAATTTTCACTTGGAGAGCAACCATGGCCACAGTCACTTTTGACTCCCTGGAATTGGTGGATCGTCTCAAAGCTGCCGGGTTCCAAGCCGAACAAGCGGAGGAGGTAATTCGCGTCATCGCCACAGCACAAAAC includes:
- a CDS encoding DUF1640 domain-containing protein — its product is MATVTFDSLELVDRLKAAGFQAEQAEEVIRVIATAQNELVTKRDLQVELAPLKWGAAITVGGVITLILKSFLPH